In one window of Bemisia tabaci chromosome 6, PGI_BMITA_v3 DNA:
- the LOC140224747 gene encoding very long chain fatty acid elongase AAEL008004-like — MAQSYYRDNWIQEKIDIISGQFVPNDVVSGWFLMDSFWPVGAMLGVYAFLCLKLGPGFVESRKPLKLKGFALAYNFIQVMLNGWFVWLVGLKEP; from the exons ATGGCGCAATCATATTACAGGGACAACTggattcaagagaaaatagatATCATCAGTGGCCAATTCGTTCCAA ATGATGTTGTGAGCGGTTGGTTTCTGATGGACAGTTTCTGGCCGGTTGGGGCAATGCTTGGTGTATACGCTTTTCTCTGTCTGAAATTGGGTCCCGGATTCGTGGAGAGTAGGAAGCCTCTGAAGCTGAAGGGTTTCGCATTAGCGTACAATTTTATTCAAGTGATGTTGAACGGATGGTTCGTGTGGTTGGTAGGTTTAAAAGAGCCTTAG